ACTATCGGCTCTTGGTCTAGCCACTACTACGGGAACCTGGCTGTTCCCAAGCCCCGTCGCTTTAGCGCGGGGTCAGTGACAAATTTTGCCTGCTTTTCTAGATTCTAGTACATGAACTTGATTTTGACGGCGGCTAAAGCCGCACGGGTTGCTTTTCCTCCCGGCTGGGAAAGAGGCAGAGCTTTCAAGCTCCCGTCTTGATTTCGTAACCTACTCAACCGGCAAGTTCTGCCATGACCGTTGTTTTATTACCGATTCTTTACATCTTTGCTAACATACTTTGACTTCCGTAAAGTTTCTTGTTTTCCCCTTGTCATTGCCGGCCAGGGTGCTACACTAAAAATAAGGAAGTTGAAAAGCTTCCTTGGCAGATAAAGAAAGCGCATGCAAAAACGACAAACTGTTCATTTTCTAAAGAGGTATAAGCGCTGATTCAATTTACCATCTGTCTATTTTCATTCCCACCGACAACACCCAATCCGAAGACGAATATTTCCTCATACTGGTGATTGCGGGAGCCATGCCGAAAAGCAAATTGCTTGAGGTATCTCCAAATAGGATCGACAAATAAAGAGGAATTCCCTTTGTCCAGAGTAGGTTTGGGTGTTGTCCTTGTTATAGCCAGCGAGCGGCACAAAGTCAAAAATTTTTCCCAAAACTTTCCCAGAATTGGCATAGGTTTTCACCCATCAGGAAATTGCCAGCAAGCAATTCGTTCCACATCGTCGCTGTTGCATTGAAAGCAGCGATCGCGATCGGAACCGACCCACTCGTATCCACACTGGCGGCAGTGGCAAAAAATATTATTGCGGTTGGCAACAGCAATTTTCTCCCGCCACAATCTTAATTCCGCTGGCGTCAATTGCTGGGAATCTTCCGGACCTTTTTCTGGAGAATTTTCCGTCGGTGACATCGTTTCGCCTATTCTGACAAACGCACATCAACCACACTGGCGTGGAAATTATAGGTTTTCCCTTCTAACTCCACTGGCGTACCAATTTTTAATTTACTATTTCCTAAAACCGGTCCGCTATCGGTGATGTTTGCTTCCCCCGCCACCGTAATTAGCATATTGGTACTAAACTCGTTCGTCGGATCGGGTAAAGCCTTCACGGAACCATCTGGCTGGGGAACCGCCACCCTCCGTTCCAGTTGTTGGATGTCGCGTATATCGATTTCGCCGTAGGGTTGGTTGCGAATGACAATTTTGGTTTTCTGGGTATCCTCCATATCTTGGATCACCATTTGGGGATCGCGAACGCTCAACCCCCGCACCAAAATATCCAGTTCCACGGGTTTGGTGGTCACTCCCACTTGTGCCACCGAACCGGAATTACCTGGGAAAAAGAAAATTCCCCCAATCACCAACAAAATAACCAAAATCGCACCGATATCCAGGATGCTAATTTTGCCAAACAGCCGACCTTGCTTATCGATGAGCTTCATGGCTTTGAGGATTTCCCCCGCAAAAGCGTTTCCAAATAGCTATCATCGCATATTTTGATGGCAAAGGGTAGAGAAGAGGGTTAATTTTCGGAAACAGAGGTGAAGATCTATATTTATTTTGACTTTCAGGGAAATTTCGTTATAATGGAAGGAGATAAATAGATACTTTGGGGAAGATTCTTTTTGAAGTTTCTTCGCTCAAACATCCAACCTGCGCGAAAATAGGATTTCGCTGGTATAAAATACATACACGTGCGAATCGTTCCCTCGAAAGTTAAAGGTTAATCACAAAAAGCGTGTGAGGGGCAAGGGAGACAACCTCTCTTGACAACTGAGGGACTATTCTCGAATCGGTCGAGACATCTTGGACCCTCAAAAAATTTTAAGTAGTGAAAACTGATTGACACACTGCGTTCAAAAAAAACACAGGGAAAAAATAGGAAAATATGTATTTTACCTATTAAAGAATCCCGAAAGTAAAAGTACCTTAGGGGGAGGTAAAATCTCAATTTAAATAAACAAATCCCTCGGCATGAAATCATCTCAATGATTCTTTACCCCATGTAGAAGTGGCAAATATCAGTACAAGGTCATTGGGAATCGGATGGGGTTAAGAAGGCAACGCTTTCTGGTAATAAGAAGATATGCTGATGTACTCCGGCGGGTGTCTGAGATTTGGTGGAGATTAACTCTTTAACGCCGATAGCGAGTTTAAAGACGTAGGAACAACAGATATAGGGGCGAACTTCAAAAAATCCTGTCAAGGGGGAATTAGAGATAACACTTTAAGAGTACTATGATGCCAATGACAATGGTAACATCCGCTAGTAGCCGGATGAAGGGAAAATTTCAAGTCTGGTTTTGAATGGGAGTTGGGAGGGGTGACTCTCCCTTTGACCCCTAACTGTTCTTTTATGCCTCGCTGGCAGCTAGCAATGGTGCTGACGCGAGAAGCTTTTGGGTGTAAGGATGTTGGGGATGATGGAAAATGTCGTGGGTAGGACCTTCTTCCACAATTTGCCCGGCATTCATCACCGCAATACGATCGCAGAGAAATTTGGCCACCGCCAGGTCGTGGGTAACAAACAAATAAGTTAGGGAGAACTCCTCTTTTAGTTGTAGCATCAATTCCAAAACCTGACTTTGTACGCTGGCATCCAACATGCTTACCGGTTCGTCGCAAAGCAACAACCGGGGTCGGGTAATTAAGGCTCTGGCAATCGCCACCCGCTGCTGCTGGCCGCCAGAAAGTTCCCGGGGATAGCGCCGCCAAAAGTCTTCCGTAGGGGTCAATCCCACCCGTTCCAGCATCTCGCACACGCGCTGAGGAATTTCTTCGGGGGTGACTAGTTTGTGAATTTTTAGGGGATCGGCAATGGCATCTCCCACCCGCATAAAAGGATTCAAACAAGCCAAAGGGTCCTGAAAAATCATTTGCATGTGGC
This genomic interval from Geitlerinema sp. PCC 9228 contains the following:
- a CDS encoding DUF4330 domain-containing protein, with amino-acid sequence MKLIDKQGRLFGKISILDIGAILVILLVIGGIFFFPGNSGSVAQVGVTTKPVELDILVRGLSVRDPQMVIQDMEDTQKTKIVIRNQPYGEIDIRDIQQLERRVAVPQPDGSVKALPDPTNEFSTNMLITVAGEANITDSGPVLGNSKLKIGTPVELEGKTYNFHASVVDVRLSE